The DNA sequence GGTTTTCTCAGGACATGGGAATCCTACCTCAATTGGATTTGAAAAGCAGTACAATCCGTTTTTGAAGTAAGAGAGTTTGAGAGTTTGAGGGTTTGAGGGTTTGAGAACTCTACAAGTGTCTGGATTCAAACTTAATTCTGTCAAATACCTCTTAATCTGTGAAAGAATATAAAAATTACAAAACCGTCAGAAATTCTGACGGTTTTGCTGTTATAAAGAAATAGAGTTTAGAAATCCAAAGTAATGGAAGCTCTGGCTGCAGCTCCCATAATAGGTCTGGCCATAATGATTCCGTCTCCGTTTGGAGAACCTGCTCTTGGATCACCTTCTGTGATTCCGATTGTATTAAAGATATTGGTTCCATCCACGGCAAAACGTATTCTTCCTAACTGATAAGACATTCCTGCTCCAAATTCGGTGAATGAAGGTAATGTCTGTACATTCTTCTCATCCTGGAAACGTTTTCCATAATAATTCATACTTGCATAAGCTCTCCATGCTTTTGTAATATTGACTGCTGGTGAGATATTAAAGAAAAATTTAGGCATTCTTCTTACTACATTTCCTTCAAGAACGCTTCCGGCCTCAAGGTTTTTATATTTTGGACTTTGAATGGTCCCGTTGAATGTTACTTCTAAAGTATTATTGAATAAACGGGCGAAACCTTCCAATTCAACTCCATAGTTTTCTGTATTGGCGAATGTATTTTCGGATGTACCATCAGAGAAAACATCTGTAAATGACAGATTTTTCAAGGTAGAATAGAACGGAATCACTGCCACATCAAAAGTACGCGAGTAATATTTATATCCTACTTCCAGCTGATTGGTTGTTACAGATTTTAAAGGTTTATCAGGGTTCGGATTGGAGAAATAGTTGTAATATGCTTCTTCATTCGGTGATCTGAAACCATTGGAAAAACGGGCATACACTGCATTTTCTCTATTAATCTTATAATTGGTGGCTAATGTGAAGGATACTTTATCTACATTATAATTCCAGTAGGTATATTTATTTCCCAATACACTCATATTATCATCAGCAGTAGTCGTGCTGAAACCATGAGTTCCATCCGTTGTTAACCCTGAATTATTTAAATTGGAAGAAGTTGTATTGGCAAAATTTCCTTTATAATAATCATGGCTGTAACGAAGACCTCCATTTACACTTAAAGCATCGGTGATATTATAATCAAGGTTTACATAAAGATCATTCAGGCTTCCCTGGGTCTGAGTATCTCTCTGTAAAAATGTCATATTGGTTACTCCATTATAGGTTTTAGAATATCCGGTATCTGATGGACTTAAAGAAGTATCTACCAGATTCAGTAACTCTGGTCTGTCTGTAGCTGTAGTAAGAATATTACTCCAGTTCCAGTATTGATGGGATTTCCAATTGGATTTATAGAAACCTGCTGTAACATTTCCCTGATCAAACTTATAATTGAACTGCAGATCATTCACGAAGTTATTCATCTGCTTGTCAATGGCCCAGAATCCCAGTTTTTGTACATATTCAGGATTAACCACAGCTCCGTTGCTCACCAATGAATACTGATAATTGTTGCCGGAAATTCCGTTACTTTTAGCAAATTCTGCCATCGTTTGTGGACCTCCTGCAGGGAAAATCCCTGTATAATTCATATTGATATTGGTGTATCTGGTCTTGTTTAAAACGCTGAAATTATTTCCAAGATCATATTTAAACTCAGCTCCCACTGCATCTACTTTCGGATGAATTCCGTCTTCAAGATTTCTGTTGAAAAATCCACCTCCTGCCTGTGGTATATTCAGCTGGCTGATTGCTCTGTAGCTATATGTTCCGTAATTAGGATCAAAATTCTGGAATCCTTTCAGCTTGTTACCGTTTTGTACCAAAGGAATAGGAAGGAAGAACGTATTTCTGTCGTCCAGTTTTTTGTAATACACTTTTACGTAGCCTTTATCAAAGACGTATTTCAGATTCATTCTGATTTGTCCGCCATTATTAGCTTTGAAACCTGTTTTTCTGATCCCGTCATCTGTCCTGTAAAAACCTCCTACATTGAAAAACAATTTGTCCTGAACCAAAGCTCCCCCTACATTCACATCCGTACGCATTAATCCATATGTACTTGTCTCCAATTTTGCCGTACCTCTGAAATCATTGGTTCCTTCTCTGGTAATAAAGTTGATCAAACCGCCGGGAGAATTGGTTGCAAAAATAGATCCCGATCCCCCTCTCAAAGCCTCCATACGGTTGACCGAATTGTCCACACGGAAAAAGTTATCCGCATTGGCAAACTGAAGGGCTCCGTCTTCAAAAACCGGAAGACCATCTTCCTGTACCTGCACAAATTCATAAGCTCCTGCGGAAGGAATCCCTCTTGCAAAAAGGTTATTTCCTACTTCACCTCCTGAAGTTTCCACCGCAAATCCGGGAACTCTTTGCAATAAAGCAGCGGCACTAATGGGGTTCTGCTTCTGGATTTCTTTGGAACTGAATGTGGAAATCGCTGTACTGGATTCTATTTTTTTCTTCGGATTTGAATTTCCTGTGATGACAATCTGATCGATAGAGGAAATTTTTGCAGAATCCTGCGGAGTTTCCTGGGCATAAGCATTATTAAAATATAACGTAGCTGTTGCGGCGATTAAAAAGATTGATTTTTTTTTCATAGCCTTATTTTTATAGTTAGTTTCAGTTTTGTTGTAATTGTAAATACACTCCATTCGTCCAACCAAATCCATCCTGATTAGGGTATTCCCCGCCGCCTGCTATTGTTTCTGTGTCTAATGCATTGTATTTTTCCATTAGTTTTCCGGTATTCTTGTAGACTCTTTCTACATTGGAACACCAGTTATTTTTTATTTTCTCGGCCAGTTCATCAAAGCCGTAATTTTTCATTGCTTTAAAGCCCAGCCACTGATAAGGAGCCCATGCATTAGGAAGATCCCATTGCTGGCCTGAATTTTTAGTGGTGGTAACCAACCCGCCTTTGTAAAGAAATTTTTCAGCAATCGCTTTGGCAACAACGTCCGCCTGTTCCTGATCTGCAATTTCTAGGAATAAAGGGTAAAGAGCAGCAATATGTTCAGACGGTGTTTTTGTGTTTTTTTTAGTGTGATAATCTTTATAATTGTTAGTATTTCTATCCCAGAAATAAGTATTGATCATCTGTCTTCTGCTTGCTGCTCTTTCTGAAAAATAATTTTCTTTTTCACTCAGATTCTGAAGCGCTGAAGATTTTGCCAAAGTCATTTCCAAATGCCATAAAAGGCAGTTCAGATCAACCTGTGCGAGATTCAGCGTTTCTATAGTCTGTATATTTTCTCCGTCTGCAAACCATCTGCTGGAAAAATCCCAGCCTGATTCACAGGCACTTCTTATATTTCTGTAAAATTCCTCTCCCGAAGTTTTTTCATGATCTTCAATATCGATCAGATAACTTTCGGGACGTGGTGTATTTTCTGAGTCGTAATAACGGTTCAGAATATCTCCATCTGCTGTTTTAACAACTCTTTTTACACTTGAATTGTTTTCCAGCCATTCTTCACCATTCATCCAGAAAGCATATTCTTTTTCAAGAGTATCATGGTATTTTGTATAAATTTCTTCATCATGCGTTGTTTCAAAAAGAAGATCCAGCATTAATGAAAAATAAGGTGGCTGTGATCTGCTCAGAAAATGAGTTCTGCTAGCATTCGGGACAAATCCTACGTTTTGAATCAGGTAAGAACAGTTTTCAATAATATTTTCCATCATTTCTATTCTGCCGGAAGCTTTTAATCCCAGCATAATAAAATAGCTGTCCCAATAGAAAAACTCGTTAAAACGGCCTCCCGGAACAATATAAGGTTTCGGTAATTTTAAAAGAGTTCCTTTTTCTTCATAAGCTGTACGGGTTAATTCGTCCCATAATTTTTCAATATGTTCTTTGATAGGAAGGTGATCTTCTCTCTGCACCGAAACTCTGGCCCCTAAAAAGTCAAAATGGGTCATCACAAAATCTTTCAGATCAAAACCCTCTGTATTTTTTGATTGTTTATAATCTTCATTAATCTTTGCAATAGGGAAAAGAGGAACTGCATCCGTCATCATTTTCTGATCTTCAAAAATTTCAGATCTCTGTACTTCATCAAACAGACTTTGAATTTCGTTTATGTAAAGCTGATTACTCATTGTTATTTTTTAGGATTAATTTTTAATTTATTCATGAAAACTGCCGAAGTGATCAGTAATGAGAGCGGAATCAGAGAAAGATAAAATGCCTGCTGACCACTGAACTCCTGAAACACAAAACCGGTAATAATAGAACCGATAGTTCCCCCGATTGCTGAGAAAACGACAATTAAACCTGACATCGCACTGTGTAAATATTTCGGGATTGATGCCAGAATCACAGAATTAATACTTGGATAAATTGGTGCCAGCAAGCCTCCCATCAAGGGAAATAAATACACAACCAAAGGCGCATTCAGCCAGCTTGTATTCGTATCAATATGAATGTTATGGGTCAATGGTAAAACCAACAGTAAGCTGATAGCAAAACCTATCACACAAAAAGAAACTACATAGATCCAGTTGAATTTTTTAGAGAAAAATCCCGACAAAAATCTTCCTAAAGCAAAAGCTCCTGCTAAAACAGCTCCCGCCTGGATACTCATTGAAGTAGGCACTTTTAAAATTTCCTTATAAAAAGTAGGCGTCCATGTTTGAAAGCTCTGCTCTACCAGTACAAAAAGGAAAGCACATAATAAAAAGAACAACACTTTTTTATAGCTGAATAAGCTTACACTATTTCTTAAATCTCCCAATAAATCTGTTTTCTCACTTTTTGCTTCCTGCTCATTTAATTTTGAAAAGAACAGGAATAAAAAAGATAAAGTGGAAAGCCCGCCCAAAACCCAATATACATTCAGCCATCGCGTAGATTCCGGATTATGATCATCAATATATAAACTGAACAATACATTTCCTGCCAGAACTCCAATCATGAAAAAACCTTCAAGAAATCCCATAAAGCTGGAATGTTCCTTGTCTGTTTCCGTTACCAGCCCGATAGAAGTAAAAACTGAAATTTTAATTAAAGCAAAGGAAACTCCTACTGTGGCAAATAATAATTTAAAAACCCAAAAGGTATTGGTAAACGGCATTACAAAACACATACAGCTTACCAGCAATAAAGCAATCAACATTGATTTTTTGATTCCGATTTTGGGAAGAAATGAAGCCAGAATGAATGAACATATTGCAATGGGAAGATCTTTGAATCCTTCCAAAACACTGGCCGAAGATTTTGAAATTCCAAAATTCTGCTGTACCTGCAGGATCACTGTACCTACAGAATTCAGAAGAATGGCAAAGACAAAATAATTTAAAAATAAAACGGCCTTGATGTTAATATTTTTCATTCAGGTTATTTCTTGTCGGCTAAGATAGAAGCATTTGTGTTAACGATAATTTAACACAGTAAATCAATATTTGAACTATATTAATATAATTAGTATTTTTAGTAATTAAATATGATTAATTAAATGAAAGTTACTTTTGAAAGGGTAATCCCTAATGAAAAGAGCTCATTCCGCACGATTCATAACAACTCCCCTATTTCAGAATTCAAATGGGAATATCATTATCATCCCGAAATTGAGCTGGTATGTGTCATTTCCGGGAACGGAACGCGCCACGTTGGCTATCATAAAAGTAATTATACAAATGGTGATCTGGTATTAATCGGGTCTAATATTCCTCATTCCGGATTTGGATTAAACTCCATTGATCCGCATGAAGAAATTGTGCTTCAGTTCAAGGAAGAGATTCTTCAGTTTCCCCAGCAGGAAGTGGAAGCCAGATCTATCAAAAATCTGCTGGAACTTTCAAAATATGGAATTCATTTTCATCATAAAGTAAAAAAAGTGATGCTTCCTAAACTGAAGCTTATGTTAGAATCTGAGGGCTACAAAAGGTATTTATTATTGCTTGAAATTCTTTTCGAGCTTTCAAAATGTGAAGATTATGATCTTCTGAATAAAGAGATCATGCCTTACACCATTATTTCAAAAAATAAAACCCGTCTGGAAAATATCTTCACCTATGTAGAACATCATTATGACAAGGAAATCGAAATTGAAGAAGTAGCAAAACTGGCCAATCTCACTTTACCGGCTTTCTGTAATTTCTTTAAAAAAGCGACTCAGATTACGTTTACAGAGTTTGTCAATAGATACAGAATCAATAAAGCATGTCTACTGATGGCACAGGACAGATCTATTTCGGAATGCAGCTACCAATGCGGTTTTAATAATGTAACATATTTTAACAGGATGTTTAAAAAATATACCGGGAAGACGCCTTCTGAGTTTATCAGGAATTATTCTCACAGTAACGTTAATGTAGATTTGAAAGTTGAGAATGAGACTAAAACCAAGGCCAGCTTTTAATAAAAAAACTACGCTGAGACTCCTACGGAGTGACAAGTGAATGAATAGACAATGCTTTCGTAGTTGTCATTCCGTAAGAATCCAGACTTACTTATAAAAATGTTGCAGTACTTACAATAAAAAGATCAGTTGTGCCGAGACTCCTACGGAGTGACAAACTGTGTGGATAATAAGTGAGCTATGTTACGATCAACAAAAAAGCCACTCTAAAAAGAGCAGCTCTATATTATTATAATGAGTAAAAACTAGTAGCTAAATAACCAGCAACCAGCAATTATTTCCATTTAATATTGCACCCCATGCTTGGTCTCTGAATTTCTTCCTGAGCTTCACCAGCCAAAAGATTTTCAAAAGCAATAATAAGATCTTCACCTGTAACATCTTTATTGTTTCCCGGTCTTGAATCATCCATCTGACCTCTGTACACAAGATCCAGCTTATCATCAAAGAAATAAAAATCCGGAGTACAAGCTGCATCGTAAGCTTTAGCTACTGCCTGGCTTTCATCAAATAAATAAGGGAAATCAAAATTTCTTTCAATCTGAAATTCTATCATTTTCTCAGGAGAATCTGCCGGATATTTCTCAATATCATTAGAGTTGATAGCGATGAATTCTATTCCCCGCTCGTTATAATCTTCATATAATTCGTTGATCTTATCAATCACATGAAGAACAAACGGACAGTGGTTGCACATAAAGATCACCAAAGTACCATTTTCTCCTTTCAGTTCCTCTAAAGACTGAAGTTCATTCGTTTTTGACGGGTTAGGAAGTTCAAAAAACGGAGCCTTTGTTCCTAATGCCAGCATATTTGATGGAGTATTCATATCCTTTTTTCTTTACCGGCAAAGATAGATATTTCTTTTATTAATTGAGCAGGGTCTGAAACAGACATTTTTATTTTTGTAGGGTAAGGAAGCTGGAGAAGGGAAGATTTTTAAGCCTCAAAAATAGTTATAGCCAAATTCTATTATTAGATTATTGACCTCTGAAATAACTTCCAGCTCCCATTCTTCCTACTTCCAGCCATTGATTAATTTACTGTAAATAATCAGCAAACCCATAAAACTCATAATATCCTTTGGAAGTTATATTAAAAAGTTTGTAGTTTTGCTAACGCTGTTAGTAAATAAATATCATGGGTCTACATGAACGCCGTCAACGAGAAAAAGAATCCATCCGTGCAAATATTTTGCAGGCTGCTTTTACTTTGGCTAAAACTGAAGGCTGGGGTTCATTGTCTATGCGTAAGATAGCTGATGCTATTGAGTATAGTGCACCCGTAGTATATGATTATTTTGAAAATAAAGAAGCTATTCTATTTGAAATTTCTTTAGATGGCTTTCATAAGTTACACATAGAATTATTAAAAGCTCAGCAGAAACATGACACTCCGGAAGAGCAGCTTGTTGCTATTGTGGATGCCTACTGGAACTTTGCTTTTAAAAACAAGGAATATTACCAGCTTATGTTTGGTCTTGGAATGCAATGCTGTGGAAAAGGGCAGATGAAAAAAGAATTCTCATCATTCCAGGAACTGATCTATGAATGTACCTATGAGATTATCAAGAAAAACGGATCCAATCCGGACAATGCCTGTCATATGTCTCACGCTCTGTTTTCTGCCGTTCACGGAATGATCTCTATTATGATGATGCGTACTGCTGATATCCCTTCCACAATGAACAAGACGACATTGGACGAAACTGTTTCGGCTTTTATTAAGTCTTTGTAAATTTTTTTTGAATTTAAAATTAACACCGTTAGGAAATTTAACACCGAATTAATTTAAATTATTCCGTTTTTCCTGATTAAAAATGAAATCATTTATGGAGCAATTCATATCATTCAGTTGTTAAAAGTAATCATTTTTTGCTTATCAATTAACACTGTTAGTAAAATTAACACACCTTACACCATCATTATACACTTAAATACATTAAAAACAATTTTCAATTATGGAAACAATCGACTTTATCGGACATTAAAAATTCTGTAATTTTTTTTGAACTAACTATTAACACTGTTAGGAAAAAAAACAGCATTTATTAAAAAGACTCTTTTACTTAAATCTAACACTTCATTAAAAAAATTAAACCACAATGAAAATACCTGGAAAAACAAGGTTTATTGTACTTATTGCAAGTATAATTCTTTTACAGAGCTGTACCAAGGCTGCAGAAGGATCCAATTCCGCGCCGCCAGCTCCAGAACTTCCGGTTTATACCGTTCTTACATCACCCGCTACTACATATCAGGAATTCCCTACTGCCTTAGAAGGGAAAAACAATGTTGAAATAAGATCTCAGGTAGATGGCTATCTTGATAGAATCTATGTAGAGGAAGGATCTTACGTAAGAGCCGGACAGCCATTATTTAAAATAGACTCCAGAAGCTATGGAGAACAAATGAATATGGCACAAGCTAATCTACAGGTTGCTAATGCCAATATCCAAAAAGCAAGAGTAGAAGTAGACAGACTTCAGCCATTGGTTGCTGCAAAAGTAGTTTCTGATGTGCAGTTAAAAACAGCAAAAGCCAATTATGAAGCTGCTGTTGCCGCTGCCTCACAAGCCAAAGCTTCTGTAGGAAGCGCAAGAATCAACGTAGGATTTACAACCATTACCGCTCCAGTAAGTGGTTATATCGGAAGAATTCCTTACAAAAAAGGAAGTCTGATCTCAAGAACAGATGTAAATCCATTGACCTTATTATCTGATATCAGTGAAATTTATGCTTATTTCTCTTTGAGTGAACTGGACTTTATCGCTTTCCAAAATAAATATCCCGGCGCTACTTTGGAAGAAAAGCTGAAAAATATGCCAATGGTAGAATTGGTGATCGCTGACAACAGTACTTATCCTGAAAAAGGTAAACTGAGCATCGTAGACGGACAGTTTGATAAAACTACCGGAGCCATCAGTGTACGTGCCGTTTTCCCTAATGCCAACGGGGCTTTAAGAACCGGAAACACAGGAAGAGTGCGTATGCCTCAACTGATCTCAAATGCTGTAGTTATCCCACAGGAATCTACTTTCGAAATTCAGGATAAAACCTATGTATATGTAATGGGTAAAGACAAAAAGGTAACCGGAAGACCGATCAAAATATCAGGGAAAACGGATAGCTATTATTTTATTTCTGAAGGACTTGCACCAGGAGAAAAAATAGTTTACACAGGAATTGGAAACCTAAAAGACGGAGCTTCCATCAATCCGAAAAATATTTCTTCTGACAGCTTGCTAAAAGCAAAACCATTATAGTCCATCCTCAATACAGAAGACTTAAAAAAATAAACTTCTTATGTTAAAACAATTTATAGAAAGACCGGTCCTTTCAACGGTCATCTCCATAATACTCTTATTATTGGGAGCCCTGTCTCTCTTTAATTTACCGATTGCCCTCTTTCCGGACATCGCTCCACCGAGTGTACAGGTAACTGCATTCTATCCTGGAGCCAACGCGGAGGTTGTAGCACGTTCGGTTGCCACCCCGATTGAGGAAGCCGTGAACGGAGTTGAGAACATGACCTATATGACCTCAAACTCCAGTAACGACGGTACAATGACACTGAGTGTGTTCTTCAAACAAGGTGCTGACGCTGATAATGCAGCTGTAAACGTACAAAACCGTGTATCGAAAGCGATGAGCCAATTACCTCAGGAGGTAGTACAGGCCGGTATTTCAACACAGAAAGTACAGAACAGTATGATCATGTTCATGGGTTTAACCAGTGAAAATGAAAAACAATATGACGAATTATTCCTTCAAAATTACCTGAAGATTAATGTTATTCCGCAGATTCAGCGTATTCCGGGAGTAGCACAGGCTCAGGTATTCGGAACGAGGGATTACTCCATGAGAATCTGGCTGAAACCAGACAGACTTGCGGCTAACAACCTTTCTCCTCAAGAAGTGCTGGGAGCCATTAAAGACCACAACCTTGAAGCAGCTCCAGGCCGTTTGGGACAAGGAAGTAAGGAAACTTATGAGTATATCCTTAAATATAAAGGAAAACTGAATAAGAATGAAGACTACGAAAACATTGCTATTAAAGCCAATAGTGACGGTTCTTTCTTACGATTGAAAGATGTAGCAAGAGTAGAATTCGGTTCTTATACTTATACTGCAACCAACAGAGTTGACGGGAAACCGGTTGCCGGATTCGCTATCTTACAGACTGCGGGTTCCAATGCAAATGAAATCCTGACTGAAATTGAAAGTCAAGTAAAAGTAATGGAAACTACTCTTCCAAAAGGAGTAAAGCCGATTATCATGTATAACTCTAAAGACTTCCTGGATGCATCAATCCATCAGGTTGTGGAAACTTTAGTTATTGCCTTCATTCTGGTATTTATTGTAGTGTATATTTTCCTTCAGGATTTCAGATCTACATTAATTCCTGCTATTGCAGTACCGGTTGCGATCATCGGAACATTCTTCTTCCTTCAGCTATTTGGCTTTAGTATCAACATGCTTACGTTGTTTGCATTGGTTCTGGCCATCGGTATTGTAGTGGATGATGCCATTGTAGTGGTAGAAGCTGTCCATTCCAAAATGGAACAGACAGGAATGCCTGTGGAACATGCTACAATGAACTCGATGAGTGAAATCTCAGGAGCCATCATTTCCATTACATTGGTAATGTGTGCCGTGTTTATTCCGGTTGGTTTCATGCAGGGACCTGCAGGGGTTTTCTACAGACAGTTTGCCTTTACATTAGCTATTGCGATTTTAATCTCAGCAGTGAATGCTTTGACATTAAGTCCGGCATTATGTGCAATGTTCTTAAATGATCCTCAGGGAGAACATGGGGAACACGGTCATAAAACAGGTTTTGGAGCAAGATTTTTCAATGCATTTAATGCAAGCTTCAACAGCATGACCAGAAAATATATCTACAGCCTTAAGTTTTTAATTAAAAATAAATGGGTGGCTATAGGAGGTCTTGTTCTTATTACAGCAGCAAGTGTCTTTCTGATCAAAAAAGCACCGTCAGGATTTATTCCTACTGAAGACCAGGGATTCGTATTGTATGCAGTGAATACTCCTCCTGGAAGTTCATTGGAAAGAACACACAGAGCGACTGCACAAATTGATAAAATCATCAACAGTGAGAAAGCCACCAATCACCTTTGGGTAGCAGACGGAATGAACTTTATCAGTAATGCCAATGCTTCTCCATATTCTGCAGGTTTCATTAAGCTTAAAGATTATGACAAACGTGGTGAAATGAAAGATCCTGATCTAATTGCAGGAACTTTAACAGGAAAGGTAAGCCAGGTGAAAGACGCGAATGCTTTCTTCTTCAACTTCCCTACTGTACAAGGTTTCGGTAACGTTTCCGGATTTGAATTCATGCTTCAGGATAAAACGAACGGTTCTTTTGAACAATTGGGAACAACCACTCAGCAGTTCATTGGTGAATTGATGAAACGTCCGGAAATTGCTTTCGCATTCACTACTTATGCAGCAGGAAATCCACAGTACACTATTGATGTAGATACTGACAAAGCCAACCAGCTGGGAGTTTCCGTTACGGAATTGATGCAGACGATGCAGATTTATTTCGGAAGTAGCTTTGTATCGGATTTCAACAGATTCGGAAAGTATTACAGAGTAATGGCACAGGCAGATATTCCTTACCGTACTGACGTTAACTCTCTGGAAGGAATTTATGTTAAAAATAAATCAGGAGAAATGGTTCCTGCGAAAACATTAGTAACGTTAAAAAGATCTTTCGGACCTGAAACGGTAACAAGAAATAACCTTTTCAACGCAGTAACAATCAATGGAACACCAAAACCAGGATACAGTACCGGAGATGCCATCAAAGCGGTAGAAGAAGTGGCTCAGCAATCACTTCCAAGAGGATATGGATATGAATGGACAGGGATTACCCGTGAGGAAATCAAAACAAGCGGACAGACTGCATTCATTTTCTTCTTAAGTATTCTGTTTGTGTATTTCCTACTGGCAGCTCAGTATGAAAGTTATATCCTTCCTTTTGCTATTATTCTTACGATTCCAACAGGGATTTTCGGAGTATTTGCCTTCACAGGGTTAGCCGGAATCGATAATAACATTTACGTTCAGGTAGGATTGATTATGCTTGTCGGGCTATTGGCGAAAAATGCCATCCTTATTGTAGAGTTTGCCGTACAGAGAAGAAAAGCAGGGAAAACTTTGATTGAGTCTGCACTTCAGGCATCAAGATTACGTTTAAGACCGATCTTAATGACCTCTTTTGCCTTCATCGTGGGGATGCTTCCACTGGTATGGACGCAGGGTGCCTCTTCAAAAGGTAACCACTCTATTGGATACAGTACCGTAGGAGGAATGCTTACAGGAGTAATATTCGGGATATTTATTATTCCGGTAATGTATGTAATCTTCCAGTACCTGCATGAAAAAATGCCAAGCAGAAAACAGAAAAGACTGAAGAAAAAACAAATGGAGGAAGAACTTTTAGCTTCAGCTCATTAATAAAAAATGAATAACAAAAACTTAGAGAAAATTTTAAGACAAAGGATTAACTATTCTCCTGCTGTTCTTAATGGTTAAAAAAATCAGCTATTTTCTCCTACTAAAGACAATTTTTGCATCAATAAAAACCTCTCTAAGTTTTGTATTCAATTAAAAGTTTAAAAACTATGAAACGAGTAAAAAATATTATTCTAACTTTTGCGCTGGCTATAGGCTCTGTATCATGTGTGTCCAAACTGGCATACACGGAGCCTGAACTGCCACTTCCGGAAAAGTTTCAGTATACTGCAACTGCCGATACTGCCAGCATAGCGAATCTGGAGTGGAAGCAGTTCTTCAGCGATCCTATTTTACAGGGATTGATTGAAAAAGGAATCAAAAATAATTATGACCTTCAGATTGCCCTAAAGCAGGTTGCTGCTTCACAGGAAAAACTGAAACAGGCAAAATATATGCAATATCCGGATGTTGGTTTCGGAGTAAGCGGGCAAATCTCAAGGCCTTCCAAAAACAGCATGAACGGGCAAAGCTTAAATTTATTTTTAGGATCAAGCCATGTTGAAGATTATAATGCAGCCTTCAACCTTTCATGGGAAGCTGACATCTGGGGAAAAATTAAAAACCAGCAGGAAGTTTCAAGAATGCAGTATCTGCAGACTTATGAAGGGTCAAAAGCCGTTCAGACCCAGGTAGTAGCAGCTATTGCACAGGGATATTATAACCTGTTGATGCTTGACA is a window from the Chryseobacterium indologenes genome containing:
- a CDS encoding thioredoxin family protein translates to MNTPSNMLALGTKAPFFELPNPSKTNELQSLEELKGENGTLVIFMCNHCPFVLHVIDKINELYEDYNERGIEFIAINSNDIEKYPADSPEKMIEFQIERNFDFPYLFDESQAVAKAYDAACTPDFYFFDDKLDLVYRGQMDDSRPGNNKDVTGEDLIIAFENLLAGEAQEEIQRPSMGCNIKWK
- a CDS encoding MFS transporter, with the protein product MKNINIKAVLFLNYFVFAILLNSVGTVILQVQQNFGISKSSASVLEGFKDLPIAICSFILASFLPKIGIKKSMLIALLLVSCMCFVMPFTNTFWVFKLLFATVGVSFALIKISVFTSIGLVTETDKEHSSFMGFLEGFFMIGVLAGNVLFSLYIDDHNPESTRWLNVYWVLGGLSTLSFLFLFFSKLNEQEAKSEKTDLLGDLRNSVSLFSYKKVLFFLLCAFLFVLVEQSFQTWTPTFYKEILKVPTSMSIQAGAVLAGAFALGRFLSGFFSKKFNWIYVVSFCVIGFAISLLLVLPLTHNIHIDTNTSWLNAPLVVYLFPLMGGLLAPIYPSINSVILASIPKYLHSAMSGLIVVFSAIGGTIGSIITGFVFQEFSGQQAFYLSLIPLSLLITSAVFMNKLKINPKK
- a CDS encoding trehalase family glycosidase codes for the protein MSNQLYINEIQSLFDEVQRSEIFEDQKMMTDAVPLFPIAKINEDYKQSKNTEGFDLKDFVMTHFDFLGARVSVQREDHLPIKEHIEKLWDELTRTAYEEKGTLLKLPKPYIVPGGRFNEFFYWDSYFIMLGLKASGRIEMMENIIENCSYLIQNVGFVPNASRTHFLSRSQPPYFSLMLDLLFETTHDEEIYTKYHDTLEKEYAFWMNGEEWLENNSSVKRVVKTADGDILNRYYDSENTPRPESYLIDIEDHEKTSGEEFYRNIRSACESGWDFSSRWFADGENIQTIETLNLAQVDLNCLLWHLEMTLAKSSALQNLSEKENYFSERAASRRQMINTYFWDRNTNNYKDYHTKKNTKTPSEHIAALYPLFLEIADQEQADVVAKAIAEKFLYKGGLVTTTKNSGQQWDLPNAWAPYQWLGFKAMKNYGFDELAEKIKNNWCSNVERVYKNTGKLMEKYNALDTETIAGGGEYPNQDGFGWTNGVYLQLQQN
- a CDS encoding AraC family transcriptional regulator → MKVTFERVIPNEKSSFRTIHNNSPISEFKWEYHYHPEIELVCVISGNGTRHVGYHKSNYTNGDLVLIGSNIPHSGFGLNSIDPHEEIVLQFKEEILQFPQQEVEARSIKNLLELSKYGIHFHHKVKKVMLPKLKLMLESEGYKRYLLLLEILFELSKCEDYDLLNKEIMPYTIISKNKTRLENIFTYVEHHYDKEIEIEEVAKLANLTLPAFCNFFKKATQITFTEFVNRYRINKACLLMAQDRSISECSYQCGFNNVTYFNRMFKKYTGKTPSEFIRNYSHSNVNVDLKVENETKTKASF
- a CDS encoding TonB-dependent receptor; the encoded protein is MKKKSIFLIAATATLYFNNAYAQETPQDSAKISSIDQIVITGNSNPKKKIESSTAISTFSSKEIQKQNPISAAALLQRVPGFAVETSGGEVGNNLFARGIPSAGAYEFVQVQEDGLPVFEDGALQFANADNFFRVDNSVNRMEALRGGSGSIFATNSPGGLINFITREGTNDFRGTAKLETSTYGLMRTDVNVGGALVQDKLFFNVGGFYRTDDGIRKTGFKANNGGQIRMNLKYVFDKGYVKVYYKKLDDRNTFFLPIPLVQNGNKLKGFQNFDPNYGTYSYRAISQLNIPQAGGGFFNRNLEDGIHPKVDAVGAEFKYDLGNNFSVLNKTRYTNINMNYTGIFPAGGPQTMAEFAKSNGISGNNYQYSLVSNGAVVNPEYVQKLGFWAIDKQMNNFVNDLQFNYKFDQGNVTAGFYKSNWKSHQYWNWSNILTTATDRPELLNLVDTSLSPSDTGYSKTYNGVTNMTFLQRDTQTQGSLNDLYVNLDYNITDALSVNGGLRYSHDYYKGNFANTTSSNLNNSGLTTDGTHGFSTTTADDNMSVLGNKYTYWNYNVDKVSFTLATNYKINRENAVYARFSNGFRSPNEEAYYNYFSNPNPDKPLKSVTTNQLEVGYKYYSRTFDVAVIPFYSTLKNLSFTDVFSDGTSENTFANTENYGVELEGFARLFNNTLEVTFNGTIQSPKYKNLEAGSVLEGNVVRRMPKFFFNISPAVNITKAWRAYASMNYYGKRFQDEKNVQTLPSFTEFGAGMSYQLGRIRFAVDGTNIFNTIGITEGDPRAGSPNGDGIIMARPIMGAAARASITLDF